Genomic segment of Bacteroidota bacterium:
GTGTGTTATGTCTTTTTGATGTTTTTGTGCGAAGTTTCATTTTTACACGCAGCCTCAATTTTTAATACATCCCATTTTTCATTGATAAGAGCTTCTTTCTTTTTTCTATTCCAATCTTTTATTCGTTTTTCCCATTTAATAGCTAGGTTAAAATCGACAAACCGTTCACAATAAATCATTTTAACCGGTCGTCTCGAATA
This window contains:
- a CDS encoding GIY-YIG nuclease family protein; the protein is MNLTKYLYVYILECSDKSYYTGVTNNPDKRLIEHNTGENIKSYTYSRRPVKMIYCERFVDFNLAIKWEKRIKDWNRKKKEALINEKWDVLKIEAACKNETSHKNIKKT